The sequence TGTGAAAGCAAAGTAAACACAACGTGCAAGGCACCTTATCCGACCTGTTATCCCACTCTCCAacaatttctagttaatttgttacCTGGGGGGATGTTTTGGTTTACCCCGAAAAACAGTGCCTCATACACCGCCAAACACCTGTCTCCAGGGTAAGAAAAAATAGAGGCCTCTGTGGCCCGGGGTGGAATTTTGAGTCCAGAATGGACCCAATTGTCATGGGCCCGTCTCACACCCGTTCTCGTTCCCTCTAGCAAGGCACAAGACGATCCCAATTTGGTGGGCCAGTTAGTGGCCTCAAaaagatgctgatttttaaacCACCAACGGTCACCTTTATTGCCAAAGGGTGAGAAGAGAGAGACTTGTGTGGATATGTGGATCATTCAATTTAAATTACACCAAACATAAGAGAACCTCCACCCAACatttcagaatgcaaaaaaatcctaaattcaaTTTACAAAAATAACCCTTTCAGGGTGTTTAAGAACTAGACATCGCTGAGTGATGATGATTCTTTAAAGCACAGTTTGCCTGATAGCActatgactttttttttcctttcttttttctttctcccagatAATGGACGGTTTCCGTAGAATGGGTTTCCCGCACTGTGTGGGAGCTATTGATGGAACGCATATCCCAATCTGCGCTCCTGGAGGCCGCCCAGATCAGTACGGCAACCGCAAGAACTATTCCTCGATTCTGCTCCAAGGCACAGTTGATCACCGGGGAAGATTTGTAGACGccgaggtggggtggagtgggaagaacCACGATGCCTTCGTGTTCGCCCACTCCGCCTTCTGTGTTGCCATGGATAGTGGCTCACTAATTCCGGGAAACCCTTTCATGGTGGTGGACGGTGTAAGAATACCCCCGGTGGTCATTGCCGATGGAGCCTACCCCATGCGTAGGTGGCTTATGAAGCCCTACGGGAGAACGGCAACCACACAAGCTCAGAAAATGTTTGACACCCGCCTATCGCGagccaggaacgtggtggaatgttgTTTCGGAAGACTGAAGGCCAGGTGGAGGTGTCTGTCACACCGCCTCCAAGTTAGGGAGCACAACGTCATCGCTGTGGTGACAGCATGTGTTGTTTTGCACAACCTCTGTGAAAGCCGGGGACATCCCATCACTGGCCGCGGAGCAGCCCCAGAGACAATACTTGTTTCTCATGGAGAGGGACAAGAGTTGACCACCCATCACAGGCATCTTGCCGAAGGAAAGGTGGTTAGGGATGCCCTGGCCAAGTATATGGGCCTAGATTCGACAAGTTGATGTTGCCTCCCTCAGTGCGGCAAGTGATGGACATCGGCTAACCTGCTTCAAAAAGCCGCTAAACCAAGGGGAACATAAATGGTCTCAACCAGCAACTCTAAtctgtgtaaataaaaaaaaaatttggttaaCTGAACTCAAAAGACTATTGATTATTGGGGTGCTGTCAGACAAGCGGTGGATGTGAATTCAAGTCCTGGCACATGCAGACAATACATTCCCACACAGCTGAGTGGTCCCCCGCATACATCGTTCACAGTTGGTCATGGTATTTTTGGCCAAGTCTGGAATAgggcccccccccaaatttccaatttgGACTGCAAGTGCTCCTCCCAAAGATATAACTTAGCCGCATGTTGCaatcaagggggggggaagcgccACTCGATTGGTAACTGCTGTGTTTCACTTTttgcaggaaggctgtttagAATGGTCACTACATGAGTGATGCCACTTACACAAAGAAACACAAATGTGATTCTTACTGTAATTTCATTGTATTGTCTGATGTTAAATATTCCTAAACTTTGGGGATTGCgttgaaaaaaaaaaagggagtcaaCATTGGAAACGATTGGCCATCATCTTATACCTTGATGATTCCATTTGATCCCAGAAagttaagaattttaaaacagacataCATGACTGGGGCGACAACTCCTtaacacacatttatttcaaatacaaTAGATAAAGACCATTAAGGGGTCACCAGTGCAATGGAATCTGTCAAATGAACTTTGCTGCCAAAAACCATGATATGTGGCAAATAAGGAGGGCAACGCAGAACATAGCTCCTCAAAGCGTCAGCCTCTCCCTGGCTTTGCCAACACAGGAACGCCTCGCTGCTGCCTTCTTCGGGGTTGCCTGTGAGGCAGGTAGGGCGGTTTGCCCATAATCGTGTGTTGGGGGGATGATTTGACGCTGTTGGGCGAGCATCTGTCCCAATGACTTCAAAGTGTTCACAGCATCAGACATCACCGAAATGTTCTGTTTCCAGGCCTCGGCAAACTTCTCACTCTCCATTTTAGTGTGATCCAAGAATTCCCTCTGAATCTTGTTCTCATCAGCCTTCCAACTGCACAGCATCTCTCTGTCCGTTCGCCATTGGGAAACCTGGACATTGTGCTCCTCTCGAGAACGGCGCATCATATCATCGGCTACTCCATAGAGTGCTGCGTTTCTGCGTCTCCTGTTTCTTAGTTGGAATAGTCTTGTTCCCGGTGAAACTTCTGCTAGGCATCTGTTATCTGCCCCGTCTGCTGTGGATGTAAGTCAGAGCAACAGATCAATAAATTGTTAACATCTCAGACATTATTCAGAAATCTAAGCCTGCAGAAAAGGATGCAACATGTTTTTTGGTTGGCCAGCAGCAGGCTTCATAGTTTGGGCACTTCCCCATGACTTCCAAAACCCACATAACAGATTTCGGCCTAGTTCATCCCGTTGCCCCCGCCGAGGCCAATGTGTTCCACATCTTTTGATAACCATGCATGCACAAGCATCAAGGTTTTTCCATAACTGGAAGGCTTTTACAATGCCACTTGCCATATGGGTTGTACAGAAATAACATGGAGGACATACTGGCAGCAGTCAAAGCTATTATGTTTAAAACTGCGTTAGTGAGAGAGACCAATTTATCTGCTTTAGATAGCGAGGAGACGTGCTGTGTCCTGATCTGCCTTTTACACCAATGCTGACCAACGTTGCTCTTGCAATGTGCCACAGTGAGCACATTCTGACCATTTTCAATGTTATGCCAAATCAAGAATTTCCTTGAAATCCTGACAACATCAGAACATATATGGTGGGAGCAACCATTAAAGAGGATAGGTGATCCAAGACGGTGTCTGGGTGTCCCTCAGAATTAATTTTTGGAACTGTGATTCATGTCAGTGCAGATCACATCAACAGTGTTGGCATTATCAATTGAGGGGTGCAAGGTGCAGTTCAATGCGCGCTGCAGATCTGAGAAACCAGCCAACAAATGCGAGAAAAAATACATTGACAAAAATCTTACATGATAAATGGGAAATTTCAgctaccagtgggagaacactacaCTCTTCTGGGAAAATCCAATGCAGACTGTAAGGTAGCCGTAGTttgtcccaattttttttttttctaACCTATGCACCCTGCGTGGCCGATGAATTACAACACACATGAAAATTTCATCCGTTCCATTTGGTTCAGAATGGGGACTATGCATGCTGTTCACAGTGAAACAGGTGACAGATTTTATTGCACCAGGTGGGGTCTGGGTGAGCTcggtgacacctggcgtgggcttctgggaacaaaattttttttttttaattcatcttgCGGGTAGGTCTGTGTCTATAGGAGGGTCACACGCCAAGGGGATATTATGGTCTTGCTGTTGGGCTTACAGAAACTAACCGGGCAACTGCCTTGGAGGCCAACAGTCGCACACAAAGAATGGAGATTTTGGACATGTGACATAAAAGGAACGATTGTGAGGCACCCTCCGGCCTCCCAAGATGACTCAgctctctcctccacttctctccccccctctatatttgaccatgcTCTGTTTCATATGTCAGACAAAGATAACGTGATTCAGGAGAGCTTATGCCACTCTGCAATTGTCTCTTctcaaaggtgcaactggactcttttagattctGCAGATCAACTAAGCTTACCCGTGTTATAGCGTGAACGATGCCCCAGGGGAAGGTCTGAATCACTGTCGTCGTCCTCTATTGCGTTTGCACCTGTAGTGTCGTTTTCTGAAAATTGAtaggttttaaatgtgatttgtTTGAAAAACACGGGGATTTGATATAGATAAATACAATTCAAACATTCACTTCGCAGGCACTGTCTTCTGCGTTgtcctcttttcttatttgtatctGTGCCACTAGCAATATATAAGAGATGATAGGAGCTGTAATGGGACGTCTgacatttttttttgcaccactataacGACAAAGAGGTGGCCCTGAAAACCTGAAACAGATTTTGAATGTGCCCTCTGTCATCTACCCCTTATTCAGCCTTTTAGTGGACCGGAATGTCTCACACAGAAAATTGCACCAGTCCGTGCACCCGTCCACGGTCTCATATTCCTGTGTTCATCTGTCCCTGAAGCTGGGCACTGGGTTTATATGCTTCGAGTGTAGAGATTGGAGTTCAAGTCAGGCATCCATTAATGAAAAGGAGACTgatcaaaaatatatttgaatccAAAGCCAACTCCATCCATGCATTTTGGTAAATATAGAACGGATAAACCGTGGTGTTGCTTGCATGGATGGCCTGGGCAGGAGTGGACAGTTGACGATTGGAAACCATAAGTCTAAGACAACCTCCACGGTGtggccaatgatgtcacatcatccccataaatgaaagacctccaaaccatCCCATCACTGACAGACTTTCCCATATCTTGCAAACCTGAGGTCGTGCCCTTTTTTTCCCCTAAAACAAGCACTCTCATCTTGGCGTTCCCACTTTCGAgatgtcttca is a genomic window of Eublepharis macularius isolate TG4126 chromosome 1, MPM_Emac_v1.0, whole genome shotgun sequence containing:
- the LOC129325811 gene encoding uncharacterized protein LOC129325811; the encoded protein is MVGVLGVVVVTVADSVVGMDPIVALIGQLMFTLLACQTQLLLAYRRYSAQRRRAAARILFQDSVSTVAWTRSRIRRRQRFQHWFLLAQMEEPRQHWVYPRSTDWWENIVLVHWDDRRWMRRFRMSKRTFIDLVEALRPRLQRQNTSLRSAISVERRVAVAIWWLASGTSYQVASDLFGIGKSTVASAVVEFCLAVEVELLSKTVSFGRAIGQIMDGFRRMGFPHCVGAIDGTHIPICAPGGRPDQYGNRKNYSSILLQGTVDHRGRFVDAEVGWSGKNHDAFVFAHSAFCVAMDSGSLIPGNPFMVVDGVRIPPVVIADGAYPMRRWLMKPYGRTATTQAQKMFDTRLSRARNVVECCFGRLKARWRCLSHRLQVREHNVIAVVTACVVLHNLCESRGHPITGRGAAPETILVSHGEGQELTTHHRHLAEGKVVRDALAKYMGLDSTS